From the Cystobacter ferrugineus genome, the window AGAACACCCAGTGGAACAAGTCCGGCCACGAGCGCATGGGCTGGCTCTTCTCCACGATGGATCCCACCGCGCCGTAAGCCCCCCCTGTCCGGGGAGGCGCCGCGCTCAATCCGCCCAACATCCCGGAGGGGAAGGCGGTTAGGGTGCGGCGCATGAATCGGACGATCGATCTGCGGTCCCGGTGGACACTCGTCACCGGGGCCTCTTCGGGGCTGGGACTGGAAATGGCCCGCGCCATCGCCCGGGACCATGGGGGCAACGTGGTCCTGGTGGCGCGGCGCAAGGAGCGCCTGGAAGCCCTGTGCGAGGAGCTGCGCACGCGCCACGGAGTCCAGGCCGCCTCCATCGTGGCGGACCTGTCGCGTCCCGAGGACGTGGAGCGGGTCTTCGCCGAGGCCACCCGGGAGCGCGTGCTCCACGGCGCCATCCTCAACGCGGGCGTCACCTACTGGGGTGAGGCCATGAAGCTGGACTGGGACGCGTTCCAGGCCCTGCTCAACACCAACGTCACCAGCATGGTGCGCCTGTCGAGCCTGCTGCTGCCCCACCTCATCGAGCAGGCAGGAGGAGCGCGCGGCGGCGCGGCCGGGCTGATGCTCATCTCCAGCGTGGCGGCGTTCATCCCCGTGCCGTACCAGGCGGCCTACAGCGGCACCAAGGCCTTCATCCTGAGCTATGGGCAGGCGCTGGCGCAGGAGCTGCGGCACACGGGCGTGTCCGTCACCGTCTTCGCCCCGGGTGGCATCACCACCGAGCTGCTGGAGAACTCCGGGCTGTCGCGGCGCTTCAAGGCGGGAGACCTGGGGATGATGACCGCCGCGCAGTGCGCCACGCACGCCGTGCGCGCCTTCGTCCAGCGCAAGGAGCTGTCCGTCCCCGGACTGCTCAACCAGACGCTGGCGCTGGCCTCGAGGCTCCTGCCGCGCGGCCTGCTCGCCCAACGCACCGCCGCCATGTACCGGCCCGGGCACTGAGCCGCCCGGGGCCGGGCACGCGGTGCGGCCGGGCTACTTGTCGCACTCCACGTCGTTGAAGGTGTTGAGCGGCACCCCCGCGATGACGATCATCTCCTCGTTGCCACACGGGGACGTGCTCAGCTTCGCGTCCTTGGTGGCGATGTGCCAGGTGTCCACGCCCCCGGTATCACCGTCGATGTCACCCGCCGCGAACGCGTCGATGTTGCACCCCGGGCAGATGCCCGAGAGGCCCGGCGACTTGGGATTCTCCCCGTTCCCCTCGTTCCAGGAGAAGGAGATGGGCACGAAGGACGGCTGGGCGCTCGCCACCTTGAACTTCGCCTCGTCCACGGTGATGCAGTTGGCTTCCTTGGGAAGGGTCACCCCCGAGGCCTCGCGCTGCTCGCACGTCCGCGTCTGCGCGAAGTAGTAGGCGTAGCGGTTGCCGCGCTCCGGCGAGAAGCCGATCGTCGTCGAGAACTCCGAGTAGGCGCCCTTCTCCTGCTGGTAGGCACGCTGGCCGACGAACCAGGTCCTCAGATTGGACTTGGCTTCCGCCTGCTTGGCGCGAGCCTGGAACTTGATGAAGTTCGGAATGGCGACCGCGGCGAGGATGCCGATGATGGCCACGACGATCATCAGTTCAATGAGCGTGAAGCCGCGATTCGAAGGGGCAGCGGACTGGCGCATGGATGAAACTCGAGGACGGCGGGGACGACGAGCCCAGTCGGGATGAGGACCCGTGTCCCTGTAAAGCTATCACCAGGATGTGCCTTCCTGGAAACGAGGCCCCGGCACACCTACCTGGTTGGAGGTTCGACCACCTCGCCCGACCGCGGTCAGCGCAGGGGTTGGAGACGCTCGGCCAGCCTGCCGGTGGCCATCAACTCCCGCAGCTCGTCGCCCATGCGCTCGCCTTCGCTCAGCACCTGGCGCCAGGCGCGCATCCGCTCCGCGTCGGACAAGCGGTAGAAGTCATCCAGGTCGGGAATCTTCCCGAAGGGCAGGCGCGCGACGAACTCCGGCGACGGGGAGAGCAGCAGGGCCCGGCGGAAGTTGGCGGGCCCGGCGCGGCGCCACAGGAGCGCGTTGTCGAAGTAGCCGGGCACGACGTAGGGGTAGAAGTGGGGGTAGAGCACCAGGCCCTCGCCCACGCCGAAGTCCAGGTCCGGGTGGTAGTCGAGAATCCCACCGTCCCGATGGACTCCGGGCCCGGCGCCGTCGATGCGCACCCCGCTCATGGCCAGGGGAATGGAGCCCGAGGCCAGCAGGGCGGAGCGCAGGTTGTCGCGCGTCAGGGGCAGGTGCACGGAGGGCAGATCGTTGAGGCCCCGGAAGGGGCTGGTGTCTCCGGCGCTGTGGAAGATGACGCGCTCGATCTGAAGTCCCAGGGTGCGGCGGCTCAGCAGATTGCCCAGGGCAGTCAGGGTGAGCCCCAGCGTCTGCAGGTGACGCTGCTCGCTGGCGGACAGGCCCCTGCACCGGTTGGTCAGCACATGCAGTCGCGCCCACGGGTGGCCGAGGATCTGCGCCTCGCCGTCGCCGGAGCCCAGGATGGCGTCCACGACCCCCCGGCTGGTGGTGCTCACCAGCTCGGCGGAGGGATTGGGTGGATAGCGCTGGGAGATGTACGCCTCGGCGAAGCGCTCCAGGGCCGCGACGGGCTCGTTCAGGGCGAGACAGCACAGGCGCCAGCTCCCGATGGACGAGCCAATCAGATGGAGCGGACGGGTGCGCGCGCGGAAGAAGTCGCCGAAGAGCATGCGATCCAGCCCGGCCAGCACCAGCCAGCGCGGTCCGCCCGAGGCACCCGGCACCACGTCGACGTCATCCGCGCGCAATCCCCGTTCACGAATCAGGCGCACGGCGTCCGGACCGGCGCGCAGGGTGAGGCTCGAACTCATGGAGCCACCAAGAAAAACTGGGGAGGAGTTGGAGGTTGAAACATGGTCGTCAAAGGGGCAAGGAGGCGAGGCATCCCATGAATTGCCGCATGGCGTCGAGCGGGAGCGGTGTGCGAAGCTGCGCGCCCATCTTCGCCCGAGCGAAAGGAACCCCTTTGAGTCAGCCGCGCCCCCTGGAGTTTTTCCGTAGCACGGAGAAGGAGCCCCACCTGGAGCGGGCTCGCAGCATCCTGCGTGCCCACCCCGAACTCAAGGACCTGTGCGGCCCGACCCCCATCACCGCCGCCTTCGTGCTGCTGCTGGTGGCGGGCCAGGTGGGCCTCGCCTGGGCCCTGCGCGACTCGCCCTGGTGGGCGCTGCTCGCCGCCGCGTGGTTCGTCGGCGCCTTCCTGGACCATGGCCTGTGGGTGCTCATCCACGAGTGCACCCACAACCTCGTCTTCAAGGCCCCCCGCGCCAACGCCCTCCTGCAGATCTTCGCCAACCTGCCCATCCTCTTCCCGGCGGCCATCTCCTTCCGCAAGTACCACCTCATCCATCACCGCTTCCAAGGAGACCTGGAGCTGGACGCGGACCTGGCCTCGCCCTTCGAGGCGAAGGTGATCGGCAACACCTTCTTCGGCAAGGCGTTCTGGATGCTCAACTTCTGGGCCTTCCAGGCGCTGCGCGTGCAGCGGCTCAAGCGCGTGCCGTTCTTCGACGGGTGGTACATCGCCAACCTCGCCGTGCAGCTCGCCTTCATCGGCGGCAGCTTCGCGCTCCTGGGGCCGCGCGCGCTCGTCTACATGTTCCTCTCCTCCATCTTCGCCATCGGCCTGCATCCGCTGGGCGCGCGGTGGATCCAGGAGCACTACCTCGTCAAGCCGCCGCAGGAGACGTACTCGTACTACGGCCCGCTCAACTGGGTGGCGTTCAACGTGGGCTACCACAACGAGCACCACGACGTGATGCGAGTGCCCTGGACGCGCCTGCCCCAGGTGAAGAAGATCGCCCCCGAGTACTACGACACGCTGCACTCCCACCGCTCGTGGACGGCGCTGTGGCTCAAGTTCCTCTTCGATCCGTCCCTGTCGCTCTACAGCCGCATGACGCGCTCGGGCGACTCGGGCCAGGGCACGCTGAAGCTCCCCGACGAGCCCGCCAAGGCGGCATGAGCCGTCCCCCGCCCGCCCCACCCGGAGCCCCCCTCAGGGCTCCGTGGCCAGGGGCGACTCGGCGTAGCGCGCGAGCAGATCCTGCGGAGAGCCGAAGACGGCCAAGGCCCCGGCGCCCCGCAGGTCCTCCTCCGAGAAGCCCCCACACACCAGCCCCAGGCAGCGCAGGCCCAGGCGCACGGCGCCCTCGATGTCATGGGGCAGCGCGGCCACCGCCAGCGCGTCGTCGGTGCCATCGAGCCCCAACAGCCGGATGGCCTCCGCGGGAATCTCCTCGTTCAACCGGTGGCCCTCCACCTCCGCGTCCGTGGTGCGCGCGTCGATGAGGTCCGCCACCCCGAGCAGCTCGATGTAGTGCTCCAGCTCGTCGGGCTCCGCGCTGGAGGCCAGGGCGATGCGCCACCCCTCGTCCCGCAGGCGCTGGAGCAGCTCGGTGACGCCCAGGAAGGGCCGCACGCGCGAGAGGTACTCCTCGTGGAAGAGCGCCCGGTGGTAGCTCGTCAGCTCATCCGCGTGGCGCAGGTAGTCCTCCTCCGAGAGCAGGGCGGACAGGAACCGGTCCCCCTCGCGGCCGAGCTGCGCGAGCACCCGCGGCAGCCGCACCTGGACACCATAACGCGCCAGCGACTCCTGCCAGGCCCGCGCGCGCAGCACGTTGGAGTCCACCAGCGTCCCATCCACCTCGAAGATGATTGCCTTGGGCACGAGCCTCCTCCGCCCCACAACCTGCACACGCCCCCCTGCCCTCGCCAGACACCTCGGGCACGTGTCCCGCCTCCCTCCACGGGAGCGCCCCGGAGCTCCCTCCACGCCGGATGGAAGGCCCCTGTCCGCCCCTCCCGGCAGCAGGCGGGCGAGCGACGTGGCCCTTGCCGGGGGTTCACGCGCGCAGCGGCAACTCCACCACGAAGGTCGCGCCCCGACCGAGCGCGCTGTGCACGTGCACCCGGCCCCCCTCGGCCTCCACGATGGCCCGGGTGATGTAGAGCCCCAGGCCCAGCCCCCCGTAGTGGCGCTCGGACACCGCGCGGGCATAGCGCTCGAAGATGCGGCGGGACTGCTCCGGCGCGATGCCAATGCCCTTGTCCCGCACCGACAGGCGCGCGAAGCCGTTCTCCACCGACACGCGGACGACCACGGGCGAGCCCGCCCCATACTTCAGCGCGTTGTCCAGCAGGTTGGTCACCACCTGCTCCAACCGGGAGCGATCCCACTGGCCAACCACCGGGGCGTCGGCCTCGATGACCAGGGGAGACTGGAACTTGCCGGCACGAGGCGTGAGCCGGGCGACCACCTCGCGCACCACGCAGCGCAGATCCACCTCCTCACGCCGCAGCTCGAGGCAGCCCGAGACGATGAGCGAGACATCCAACAAACCGTTCATCAACGTGGTGAGCTTGCGCAACTGCTGCCGCCCCGCTTGAACGGTGGAACGCACCAGGGGGGCCAGGGACGAGTCGGGGTGGGCCTCGGCGGCGCGCTCGAGCGACTGCAGCTTGAGGCTCAGGGGCGTCAGGGGCGTCTTGAGCTCGTGACTGGCGATGGAGAGGAACTCGTCGCGCAGGCGGATGGCCTCCCGGGCCTCGCGGTAGAGCCGGGCATTGTCCACCGAGAGCGCCGCGCGGTGGGCGAGCTCCTGGGCGAAGCGCAGGTCCTCCTCGGCATAGCGGCGGTCCGAGGTGGACGCGGCGAGGGTGAGCGACCCGAGGATGTGCCCATGGGCGAGCAGGGGGACGGTGAGCAACGAGCGGATGCCCACGCGGCGCATGACCGAGAGGTGCCACGCGTTCTGCGCCGCCTGCCGCATCAGCTCATCCGTCACGTCCCGCACCAGCGAGGCACGGCCCTCCACGAGCGCCACGGTGGGAGGATAGGAGGACTTCGCATGGGGCAGCGGGGAGAGTCCGCGCACCTCCTGCACCAGGGCCTCCAGGGACGGGTCCGCCGCCACCACCTGGGCGCGGATGAACTGTCCGTTCGGGCCCAGCACGTCCAGGATGCACCAGTCGGCGAGCGCTGGCACCGGAAGCCGCGCGAGCGCGGCGAGCGTGGCGTCGTAGTCCAACGAGGCGGAGAGCAACTCACCTGCCCGGGCGAGGAAGGAGGCACGTTCCTCCGCCAGACGGAACGCATGGATGTTGGTGCTGGTCCCCACCCACTCACGCACGGTGCCGTCCGCGTCGAGCAGGGGAACGGCCCGCCCCATCATCCAGATGTACTGGCCGTCCGAGCGGCGCAGCCGGAAGGACACGGAGAAGGCGACCCGCTCGTCGAAAGCTCGCGCCAGGGCCTGCTCGACGTGGGGCCGATCTTCCGAGTGGACGAAGTCCAGCCACTTCCTGCCCCGCAGCGCCTCGGCGGGCTGTCCGGTGAAGTCCATCCAGCCAGGCAGACCGCCCACCGACTTCTCGATGCCCGCGCTCGTCCAGAAGATCTGGGAGGACACGTCCGCCAGGGCGAGCAGGCGTTCATGCTCCTCCTCCAGGGGCACGACCTCTCGCGAGCGGGAGTCCGTGGGCGTGGAGGCGGAGGTGGAGCGAGACGGAAACTCCCCCGAGGGAATGGAGCGAGGTGGCTTCATGGACAGGGAAGCGACAGGCGAGGAAGCGTCATGTCCGGGCTCGGCTGAGAGCGAAAGCGTATCAAGCATGGCATACCTCGCGCGAACCGCGCGGCATCCGGCATCCGTCCTCCATTCTTCTACTCAACGCCCAGACGCCCCCCTTCATCCTCGTACCCGAGGACAACCTTCCCCACGAAGCCGCACCCAAGGTCACGGCCGAGCGGACGCAGGAAGGGTGAGTCCCTCTTCCCCTCGCATCAATCACTCGCACGTCCCGCGATAAACAGACACGACCCTCCGTACCGGAGCGGAAGACCTGGAGCCAACGGGGCCACCAGGTGGCGCGCGCTCCCTCTTCCGGCGCCGCGCACGGGAGAAAGGAGGGGGCCGGGGATTGACGCGGCCCCCTTCTCCTTCGCAGCATGGGTATCCGCCCATGTCCGTCCCTCCCGTCTACCGCCGCTGGGTGACCTGCCCCGAGCCGCGTCCCCAGGCGAGCCTGCGTCTGTTCTGCTTCCACTTCGCGGGAGGAGACGCCTCGATCTACCGGCTGTGGACCACCCAATTGCCCGCCGCCATCGAGGTGTGCCCCATCGAGCTGCCGGGCCGGGCCACGCGCCGCGCCGAGCCTCCCATCACCGACTTCGGCACGCTCATCGACACGCTGGCGCGCCGCGTCCTGCCCTTCCTCAAGGAGCGGCCCTTCGCCTTCTTCGGCCACAGCTTCGGGGGCGTCATCGCCTTCGAGCTGACGCGGACGCTGCGCCGGCTGGGAGCCCCCATGCCCGTGCGCCTCTTCCTGTCCGCCTGCCCGGCGCTGCATCGGCGGCCCCGGGCCGCGCCCCCCATCAGCCACCTGCCGGACACGGAGTTCCTGGAGCAGATCGCCCTGCGCTTCGGCACGCCCCGGGAGGTGCTCACCAGCCAGGACGTGCGCGAGACGGTGCTGCCCGCGCTGCGCGCGGATCTCTTCCTCGCCGAGAGCTACCGGTACGTGCCAGAGCCGCCCCTGGGCGTGCCCCTGTCGTCCTTTGGCGCCACCGAGGACGCGACGGTCGGCCCCCAGGAAGTGCGCGAGTGGGGAGAGCAGACCACCGCGGACTTCCGCCCGAGGATGTTCCCGGGCAACCACTTCTACCTCGCCACCGAGCGCCCCCGGCTCTACCAGGCCCTGCTGGAAGATCTGCAATTTCCGTGACGGAGTCGGTGTTTCCGGTCATCTACCGCCCGCCCCCTCGCCTCACGAGGCCTCTCCCGAGGGCGGGCCGCGAGGAAGGCGCACGTGCTCATCCGGTACTCCGATTGGAAGAAGCCCACCGACGCGGCCTACGCCTTCCGGCTGCGGCCAGTGGCGGACGACGCGCGCGAGCCAGGTGGCGTGCGCGTGGCGGTCCCCGGCCCGGGCCACCGCTCGGACATCCGCGAGGTCATCCGCGAGGTGCTCCAGGAAGGCGAGGCGGAGCGGTTCGAGCAACGGGTGCACCGGTGGACGGGTCCGGAGGACGTGGTCGGGCCCGCGGGAGCGCAGCCCTACGTCCACCAGCAGCTCCTCTTCGAGGAGGCCCCGTGGCGTGACGCGCTCGGCGCGGCGGAGCTGGACGAGGTGCTCCGGGGCACCGTCCGGGTGATGCGGGACGCGCGGGGACACACGGACTACGTGCTGCGCGACCACCACATGCTCGACGTGGCGCTGTACCACTACCGCACCACGGGTGAGCTGCCGCGCGCGCTCTTCCACGCGGACCGCCACTCAGACTGGTGCAAGGACAGCTACCTGGAGTCGCGTACGCCCCAGCAGGCGGCCACCTGGTGGCGGCTGTTCGAGGGCCTCAAGCGTCCCGGAGACGCCACGCCCGTGCTCACCGAGGAAGACATCTTCTTCACCACGGCCAAGGCCGAGCCCTCCTCCCGGATGAGCGGCCGGGACGTGGGCTTCTCCACCCTGGTGCCCTGGTTCGTGGACACCACGGCGCTGCACTGGCGGCAGGTGCTCGAGCGGCCCGGCGTGACGGAGGCGGACTGGCTGTCCCTGGATCTCGACTGCTTCCAGCCCTCGCCCCAGCTCCGCGTGTGCGGAGGGTTGCTGCGCGAGCCCCGCTTCCACGCGATGATGGAGAAGGCGCGCGTGCGGGTGTTCGTGCTCTCGCCCCAGTTCACCAATGGCGGGGACAAGATCGATCCGTGGACAATCCAGGGCAGCCGCTCCTCCTCGCTCCGGCTGCTGAACCTGTTGAGGCGGCGTCCTTCATGAAGCTCACAGAGCTGCGCATCCACCAGTACCGGGACGTCGCACCGGGCGCCCACCTCGTCTTCGGCCCCTCGCTCAACCTGGTGCTCGGCGAGAACGGCACCGGCCGCACGACGCTCCTGGATCTCCTCTCGCGCGTGCTCGCCTCGGACTTCTCCGGGCTCATCCGCGAGGAGTTCTCCCTGGAGTACGCCTTCACCTTTCCCGGGATGACGCTCCAGGTGCGCGTGCGCAACACGCGCCCGGACTTCTCGCGGCCCAAGGACGCCGGACCCGAGCCCCAGGCGCTCGTGCCGCGGCGCGAGCCCGTGGACGAGCCCACGCTCCAGCCCTTCATGGAGGTGACGCTCGAGCTCGACGCACCCGCCGCGCGGCTGGTGCTGCGAGCGGATGCCCAGGGCATGGCCTGGGAGGTGGACGGACGGTCCACCTACTCGCAGACCATGCACTGGTCGCTGTTGGATCGCACCGTCTGGGTGGTGCTCTTCCTGGGAGCCCAGCGGCTGGAGCCCGAATTCAAGGAGCGGCTCAAGGAGCTGTTGCGCCGCACCTTCCTGCTCGCCCCGGCGCGCTTCGACGAGGGGCTGGGGACATACGAGCGGATCGCCCAGGCGCACTACGGAATGGAGATGCGGGGCGAGGAGGTGTTCCCGCTCGGGCTGATGTCGCTGCCCACGTGGCTGCCCGGGGTGCTGCGCGAGCGCGCGGAACAGGCGCTGGCCACGGGCTTCATCGACATCCGCCATGACGAGCACGAGCGCAACTTCCTCGGCCGCTTCGTCACCCTGGCGGGCCTGGACGCGGGGCGCTTCCGCGTGGAGCTGCTGGACAAGCACAGCTACGAGGGCGGGGGACGGCTGGAGTTCGGCCACTTCGGCTTCGGCTTCACCCGGCGCGACGGCGCGGTGCTGTCCCGCGAGCACCTGGGCTACGGCCAGAAGCGGCTCCTGTCGCTCCTGTACTACCTGGACGTCAACGAGGACTTCCTCATCGCCGACGAGCTGGTCCATGCGCTGCATCCGCGCTGGGTCGAGGCCATCGTGCGCGAGCTGGGCGGCCGGCAGTCCTTCGTGACCAGCCAGAATCCGCTGCTCTTCGAGTACGTCCGCTTCGCGTCCGCGGACGAGGTGCGCGCCTCGCTCATCCACTGTGGCCTGGAGGTACACGAGGAGCGCGAGCGCAAGGTCTGGTCCAACCCCAGCGTGGACACCGCCGAGCGGCTCTTCGGCGACTACCGGCGGGGCGGCTCGCCGCTGGCGACCCTCTTGCGCATCCACGGGCTGTGGTGAGCCCGCGTCACGTCCGCGCGTCGCGCTCGCGCTCCAGCTCCGCGCGGAAGAAGGCGCTGTGGCGCGCGAGCGTCTCCATGTAGGGCCGCACGTCCTCGCGCGCCTCGGGAGAGAGCTGGGCGAAGGGCGTCACGTGCACGTCCGGCACGTAGCGGAAGGTGAGGTTGATGCGCCGGGTCTTGAAGTCCGGCATCTCGGGGGGCAGCACGTGGCCCGCGCGCGTGTCCACCCGCTGCACCCGGTGGAAGGTCTGCTCCTTCCAGCGCGCCCCGCCGAAGAGCTGCAAGGCCCCATCATCGAGCCACTGCTCGAGCACCACCTCGTCGCGCTCGCCCGGGCGGCTGGAGGTGACGAACTGGATGAGCGCGCGCTCGCCCAGGGACAGCGAGGCCACGGGCCCGGGCTCGAAGTCCTTGTGCTCCCCCACCCGGGCGGTATCCACCCACTGCCCGTCCTCCAGGCGGCTGCCGTAGAAGTTCACCAGGCACGTGTTGAGGTGCCAGCCCTCGGGCATGTCCGGGCCGCGGAACATCCGGCGCGCGAGCTCCTCCACCTTCTTCACCTGCCGCTGGAGCACCGCCGGAAAGGGCTCCGCCTTCACGCAGCGGTTCTTCACGCCCTTGGGGGGCCGGTAGTAGTCGAGGCAGGCGAACTGCCAGTTGCCCAACCAGTACACCGGCCGCAACAGGCGCCGCTGGGACTGGCCCGGTGGCGGGGGGAAATGCTTGGAGTAGCGCTCCTCCCACAAGGGGTGTAGCTGGCCCAACCAGCCGAGGATGGCGGCGCGCTCGGCCGCGGGCAGGAAGCTCGCGTTGTAGTGGTGGCCCGGCGTGCGCTGACGGGCCTTGTGTGCCAGCGAGCGGCCGTAACGGGGGGGAGAAGCCATGAGACTCCTCCCCTACCACACGGCGCCTAGTGTTTGGCCTCCACGACGAAGTGCTCGCGCACCTGGCGCGTGTCCGAGGCGTGCGAGACGCGGAACTCGTACCGGCCCGGCTTGTCGATGCGCACGCGCAGCGGCGTGGCCTCCGCTCCGGTGCCCGCGGTGAACTGGTGGATGCAGCGACCCGCGTCACACCCCACCAGCCGCGCCGAGGGCAGTCCATCCGCGTGCAGGTGGAGGTTCAGCTCTTCCGGAGCCTCCAGGTGGACGGTGGCCGGCTCACCCGAGTGCACCCC encodes:
- a CDS encoding SDR family NAD(P)-dependent oxidoreductase, whose amino-acid sequence is MNRTIDLRSRWTLVTGASSGLGLEMARAIARDHGGNVVLVARRKERLEALCEELRTRHGVQAASIVADLSRPEDVERVFAEATRERVLHGAILNAGVTYWGEAMKLDWDAFQALLNTNVTSMVRLSSLLLPHLIEQAGGARGGAAGLMLISSVAAFIPVPYQAAYSGTKAFILSYGQALAQELRHTGVSVTVFAPGGITTELLENSGLSRRFKAGDLGMMTAAQCATHAVRAFVQRKELSVPGLLNQTLALASRLLPRGLLAQRTAAMYRPGH
- a CDS encoding type IV pilin protein; this translates as MRQSAAPSNRGFTLIELMIVVAIIGILAAVAIPNFIKFQARAKQAEAKSNLRTWFVGQRAYQQEKGAYSEFSTTIGFSPERGNRYAYYFAQTRTCEQREASGVTLPKEANCITVDEAKFKVASAQPSFVPISFSWNEGNGENPKSPGLSGICPGCNIDAFAAGDIDGDTGGVDTWHIATKDAKLSTSPCGNEEMIVIAGVPLNTFNDVECDK
- a CDS encoding patatin-like phospholipase family protein, with product MSSSLTLRAGPDAVRLIRERGLRADDVDVVPGASGGPRWLVLAGLDRMLFGDFFRARTRPLHLIGSSIGSWRLCCLALNEPVAALERFAEAYISQRYPPNPSAELVSTTSRGVVDAILGSGDGEAQILGHPWARLHVLTNRCRGLSASEQRHLQTLGLTLTALGNLLSRRTLGLQIERVIFHSAGDTSPFRGLNDLPSVHLPLTRDNLRSALLASGSIPLAMSGVRIDGAGPGVHRDGGILDYHPDLDFGVGEGLVLYPHFYPYVVPGYFDNALLWRRAGPANFRRALLLSPSPEFVARLPFGKIPDLDDFYRLSDAERMRAWRQVLSEGERMGDELRELMATGRLAERLQPLR
- a CDS encoding fatty acid desaturase gives rise to the protein MSQPRPLEFFRSTEKEPHLERARSILRAHPELKDLCGPTPITAAFVLLLVAGQVGLAWALRDSPWWALLAAAWFVGAFLDHGLWVLIHECTHNLVFKAPRANALLQIFANLPILFPAAISFRKYHLIHHRFQGDLELDADLASPFEAKVIGNTFFGKAFWMLNFWAFQALRVQRLKRVPFFDGWYIANLAVQLAFIGGSFALLGPRALVYMFLSSIFAIGLHPLGARWIQEHYLVKPPQETYSYYGPLNWVAFNVGYHNEHHDVMRVPWTRLPQVKKIAPEYYDTLHSHRSWTALWLKFLFDPSLSLYSRMTRSGDSGQGTLKLPDEPAKAA
- a CDS encoding HAD family hydrolase, whose translation is MPKAIIFEVDGTLVDSNVLRARAWQESLARYGVQVRLPRVLAQLGREGDRFLSALLSEEDYLRHADELTSYHRALFHEEYLSRVRPFLGVTELLQRLRDEGWRIALASSAEPDELEHYIELLGVADLIDARTTDAEVEGHRLNEEIPAEAIRLLGLDGTDDALAVAALPHDIEGAVRLGLRCLGLVCGGFSEEDLRGAGALAVFGSPQDLLARYAESPLATEP
- a CDS encoding sensor histidine kinase — protein: MKPPRSIPSGEFPSRSTSASTPTDSRSREVVPLEEEHERLLALADVSSQIFWTSAGIEKSVGGLPGWMDFTGQPAEALRGRKWLDFVHSEDRPHVEQALARAFDERVAFSVSFRLRRSDGQYIWMMGRAVPLLDADGTVREWVGTSTNIHAFRLAEERASFLARAGELLSASLDYDATLAALARLPVPALADWCILDVLGPNGQFIRAQVVAADPSLEALVQEVRGLSPLPHAKSSYPPTVALVEGRASLVRDVTDELMRQAAQNAWHLSVMRRVGIRSLLTVPLLAHGHILGSLTLAASTSDRRYAEEDLRFAQELAHRAALSVDNARLYREAREAIRLRDEFLSIASHELKTPLTPLSLKLQSLERAAEAHPDSSLAPLVRSTVQAGRQQLRKLTTLMNGLLDVSLIVSGCLELRREEVDLRCVVREVVARLTPRAGKFQSPLVIEADAPVVGQWDRSRLEQVVTNLLDNALKYGAGSPVVVRVSVENGFARLSVRDKGIGIAPEQSRRIFERYARAVSERHYGGLGLGLYITRAIVEAEGGRVHVHSALGRGATFVVELPLRA
- a CDS encoding thioesterase II family protein, which gives rise to MSVPPVYRRWVTCPEPRPQASLRLFCFHFAGGDASIYRLWTTQLPAAIEVCPIELPGRATRRAEPPITDFGTLIDTLARRVLPFLKERPFAFFGHSFGGVIAFELTRTLRRLGAPMPVRLFLSACPALHRRPRAAPPISHLPDTEFLEQIALRFGTPREVLTSQDVRETVLPALRADLFLAESYRYVPEPPLGVPLSSFGATEDATVGPQEVREWGEQTTADFRPRMFPGNHFYLATERPRLYQALLEDLQFP
- a CDS encoding AAA family ATPase produces the protein MKLTELRIHQYRDVAPGAHLVFGPSLNLVLGENGTGRTTLLDLLSRVLASDFSGLIREEFSLEYAFTFPGMTLQVRVRNTRPDFSRPKDAGPEPQALVPRREPVDEPTLQPFMEVTLELDAPAARLVLRADAQGMAWEVDGRSTYSQTMHWSLLDRTVWVVLFLGAQRLEPEFKERLKELLRRTFLLAPARFDEGLGTYERIAQAHYGMEMRGEEVFPLGLMSLPTWLPGVLRERAEQALATGFIDIRHDEHERNFLGRFVTLAGLDAGRFRVELLDKHSYEGGGRLEFGHFGFGFTRRDGAVLSREHLGYGQKRLLSLLYYLDVNEDFLIADELVHALHPRWVEAIVRELGGRQSFVTSQNPLLFEYVRFASADEVRASLIHCGLEVHEERERKVWSNPSVDTAERLFGDYRRGGSPLATLLRIHGLW
- a CDS encoding alpha-ketoglutarate-dependent dioxygenase AlkB; this translates as MASPPRYGRSLAHKARQRTPGHHYNASFLPAAERAAILGWLGQLHPLWEERYSKHFPPPPGQSQRRLLRPVYWLGNWQFACLDYYRPPKGVKNRCVKAEPFPAVLQRQVKKVEELARRMFRGPDMPEGWHLNTCLVNFYGSRLEDGQWVDTARVGEHKDFEPGPVASLSLGERALIQFVTSSRPGERDEVVLEQWLDDGALQLFGGARWKEQTFHRVQRVDTRAGHVLPPEMPDFKTRRINLTFRYVPDVHVTPFAQLSPEAREDVRPYMETLARHSAFFRAELERERDART